GTATTGGTCATTGGAGAAAGAGCTAAGTACTGAAGAAGGTAGCATTTCCTGGGGTATGGCTTGGTCCAACATGGTAGCAGGATTAAGCACATTTTGCACTAAACTGAGCTTGTTGATTGCTTGAAGGGCTTGGGTGTAATTTGAGTTTTTGTCAAGTAGCACCATCCATGTATCGTAGTTCTGGAACTCCTTTTGGTATTCCTGCTGCACCTTCATACTCGTAAGCTGGCTTGGTATGAACACATCGTTGGCGTAAGTGATTTCTGTGCGGCTGCCACCCCAGAACCCCAAAATTAGTACGATGAGTAACACTGCAAAGAGCGGTGTTACGGCTTTCTCTACGCTGGCTGCAATATTTGCCACGATGTTTTCCAGATTAAGCGTTTTCCAGGTTAGTTTTCCTTCAAAGGTGAGAAGTAATGCGGGAAGTAGAGTAATGCTGACAAGGAAAGACAATGCGACTCCGCGAAGAAGCAGCCATCCAATATCCTGGCTTATGGTCAAGGTGGCGAAGGTCAGGGCAAAGAATCCTGCCACTGTGGTTAGAGCTGACAAGGAAATAGCTTTTATAGTGGCTACCAATGCTATCTCCATGCTTTCACTGTCAGGACGAGTTTTTCTTTCTTCTTCGTACCGGTGATACAGAAATAGAGCATAGTCATAGGAGACAGCCAGTTGAAGCACTTCCACTATGATGGTAACCAAATAGAACGTGCTTTGATGAAGGAGTCCAGAAATACCTAAGTTGAGTAATACACCAACTGCCATGGAAACTACAATGAGAATGGGCGTGAGGGGCTTATCGAAGTAGAACAGCAAAAACAGGAACACAAAGAGCAAACCCAGTCCGAAATATAGCATTGGCTTACCAGAGAAGTACTCTTCCACTTCCTCCAACTGGACATCGCTGGAGATAATATGAGCATTACTGGGTAGGAAACTTTTAAGCTCATTTGTGATTTGGCTAACCTCTCCTGTGGTAGCTGTAGTTTGAATTACTACATTGAAGTTATTTCCTTTTACCCAATTGCTGGCTTCTTCTGGATAAAGTTCTTCTGGTGTGGCAGGGTCAACTACGGTTCCCAACCAAGATACGTTAACCACTTTTGGTATTTGTTTTATCTTTTCCACGGCTGCAGCTACGTCTTTTAAGGTTCCATCTTTCCAGTATATGGTGATGGATTCTCCGACTTGCATCTGGTCGCTTAGTATTTGCATAGCTTCAATGGATGGTACATCCTTAGGTAGTGCACTAGTAATGTCGTAGTTCATCGCGCGGTTTTGCATCGCAAAGAATGAGAGTACAGCCAAAATCAAATACACTGCGATTACCCATTTGCGGTTCTTAACAACAAAACGAGCGAAACCTTGCAATGTATCACCTCCTAAGTGTCTTGTGCCAACAGTAAACCATTAGTTCCCTTTTTTTATACCCAGTTATTCAAAACGCTAACCTTACAAAAAGAGGCTAATCGAAGAAATGGGTTTTAATTAGTTTTCGATGAGCTCTGTAGTAGTACCAATGGAGTACCAGTACTAAGAAGGTGTTGGCGGAACTAACCCAAAAAGCTGTAGAGGGCGATACGCTAAGAACCATGAGAAGAAGATAAAGCATGGGTGCATAAAACAGCCACTGAGCAAGGCTGTTCAAAATGAAAGGCAGTTTCGTGTTGTTGTATGCTTGGAAGTAGCTTATGAAAATGGAGGTTGTATAACTCATTAGTGGAACAAAAGCCATTATTCTTAAAGCTAAAACTGCTAGTGGTACCAAGGTTGGGTCTTTTACCCGGAACAAACTCAGCAGGCTGCCAGGGAAAATGAGGCATATGATGGCAAAGACACCTAAAAGATACACGCCTATCTCAAGGCAGTAATCCACAAAGGCTTTCACTCGATCATGTAGCTTTGCACCTACGTTTTGAGCCATGATGGGTGTGGACATGAGGGAAATGGAAGAAACAACGGTGTTGGGGATCTGCACGATTCGGTTGAATACCTGATAGGCGGCAAACACCGGTATGGACACCGCATTTATGATTCTCTGTGTAATTACGCTGACTGCCACCGTAGAAAGATTACTTAGTCCAGCATAAAAACCTACACGGAACACTTCTGCTCCTACTTCTGTAAACCTTACATGCCTAGAAATATTCGTGGGTAGTTCGTATCTTGGTGTAGCAATAAACATGAAGGCTGCAATGTCTGATACTACCCAGCTGATTAGAAAAGCCCACCCAGCTCCTGCAAGATTAAGTTTAGGAAAGATCCAAAAACCCAGGATTAGGAAGAAATCCAATGCGATATTGAGTGCAGTTTGCAATAACATAAACCACATGGCCCAGATGGTTTGTCCAGTAGCTCTGAAAAACGTATAAGAAGAATAGCCAGCCATGGAAAAGGGAATACCGAGTAAGTAAGGCAAAGCATAGCCCTTCGCATGTAGCATGATTTGGGGTTTCGCTCCGAGCACTCTAAGAAGTGGCTCCAGAAAGGGTAGGCACAGCAGTACCAAAATAAGTGCCCCGAAAAACTTACCGTAAGTTGTTTCTTTTAAGGCGAGTCTGGCTTTTTCGTATTCTTTCTTGCCTAAGTAGTTCGCCATAACAATTACGGAACCCGTGCCCCAAACCTCGTTGTAAACGTAGATAAGGCTGACCAGCATGCCCACAATGCCCACAGCAGCTATGGCGTTTGTCCCCAAGTCTGCGATGAGCGCTAATTCTATTGCAGGAAGTGCGTTAGAAAGCAATGAGCCCAACATGTTCGGTAGTGACATTGACCAGATTACTTTTTTGGGGTCACCTTGAAGCATTTTCTCTTGTGCACTCATAGAAGTAGTCTATCATGCCAAGCATCGGAAAAAGCAGGTATGGTGTTCCATGGATTAGGCTATGGATTCAACGGAAATGGGTATGTTTTTCATGGCTTTCAGTTTCCTATGAAGGACTACTGAGAAAGCTCATTCTTTTAGAAGAGTGGAGATAAACCATGGGTAAAATGTTTGTGTGTATGTGTGTAGAAAGCAGTGTATGGTGTACGGCCATTTGTTTCACTACTCGTAGTGTTTAGCCTTAGCTCTAGCTAAACACAAAGAAAGGAGTTATGCCTTCTGGAGGTTACATCAGTAAAGGGTTTGGCTTCTTACAGAGAAGTCATAAAGCGCTCTGAGTTCATAGGTTACGCAAAAGCCGTTTTTACTGAGCAGGAAGTGCATGAGTTCCTACAGCAGGTAAAGTTAGAACATCCGAAAGCTACGCACTGGGTGTGGGCATATAAGATAGAGGAGATTATGTTCTCCAGTGATGCAGGAGAACCCAGTGGCAGTGCAGGGTTACCCGTTCTAAATGCCATCAGGAGTAGTGGACTAGATTATGTCATGGTAGTTGTAGTTAGATATTTTGGTGGTGTGCTTCTTGGCATTAAGGGACTCATTGATGCCTATAACTCGGTGGCAAGAAAGACACTAGAACTTGCAAACAAAGGCAAAGTAGTGCGCCAGCGTTATGTAACAATGGAGCTGAGTTATGAGGTTTATGGAAAACTATATGAAGATTTAGCACGTCTTGTCAGTGAACCAGATATTCGTTTTCAGGAGCAAGTAATCATGTGTGGCTGGGTGGACATGGCACGCAAAGAGGAATTAGAACATTTAGTGGCTCAGCGAGGTATGTCACTGCAGTGGGGACAAGATGAAAGGACGATGGTGGCTTGAGTTCTTATTTAACAAGCAGGTAAAGTACTTCTCCCAACAGGCCACTTAGGAGCAAAATAAGGGCACTATTCAGCTTTGTTTTTTGTTTCAATAAGAGCGCAAAGAGGAAAATACCTACCCCGTAGTAATCAGTTATTGATGAACTTAGTATGCTCAATGTGGCTGCTATTACCAGTCCGAAAGTCAAGGGTGTTATGTTATCAAAAAACATGTCCAAGTACACGGGATTTACTCTGGTAAGCAAGCTCGACATGGAATAAACAAGTAGAAAAGGCACTGCAATGGAGGAGAAGGTTGCTACAATACTACCCCAAACACCTCCCATGAGATAGCCCACGAACGTAGCTGTATTTATGGCAATGGGACCTGGTGTTATCTGGGATATGGCAAGCACATCCAGGAACTCCAAATCCGTAAGCCACGCGTACTGGTTCACCACCACGTACCGGATGAGGGCGACGATGGCATAGCCACCGCCGAAAGAAAAAACGCCTATTTGTAGGAACGCTTTTGCCAGTTCCAGTAAAATATCCATGTGAGCAGCCCTCCTAAGTAAACCAATATAACCCAAGCTGGGTTAATTCCCAAAGCAAATATTATGAGTGTGATTACCAGCACTAATATTAAAGAAGGCACTTTCCAATGTCTTTTGGTAAACAACTGCCACACGGCAGCTACCATGAGTGCTGCTACAGCAGGCCTTAAGCCGAAGAACAGGCCCTGTACCCACCAAAGCGCATAGGCTTGCTTGAAAAAAATGGCAATGATCAGAATAATCACTAGAGAAGGCAGTGTGGCTCCTAGAGCGGCGATTATGGAACCAGCAAAGCCAGCTAACTGATAGCCTGAAGCGACAGCCAAATTAACTGCGATGGGGCCTGGGAATACCTGGGCTATGGAAAGTACTCTAAAGAATTCTTCCTCGCTAATCCAGTGGCGTCTATTCACAATCTCTTCTAGGAATATGGGTACCATAACATACCCGCCACCGATGGTCAAGGTGCCGACCTTTATGAAGACAAGAAAAAGGTTAAGCAGACTAAAATTCATAGTTCTATTATAGGATGCATAGGGTGGTAAGGTAAAATGTGTTTGTGGACAAAATATCCCTGTGGGTGGTAGTTTCTGCTGCTTTAGCAGATAGTGTAAACCCTTGCGAGATTGGCATACTCACTATGGCTCTACTGCACATAATCTTTGCCTATGGCAAGGAGAAAGTACTTCGTATTGGCCTCATGTTTTCTCTGGGAGTAGCCATTAGCTACTTTTTCTATGGAATATTCATTGCCCACGTCTTCAGGTACATAGCCAGCATAAGAATCATTGTGGGCGTAGCAGCCATATTACTTGCCATACCACGCATGATTTACGCACTCCGAGGGGAGGAGCTTAAACTCACACCAACACCGCTACGGCCTCTGGTGGCCGGATATTTGCGTAAAGGTAGTGTTTGGTATGCTTTGGTAGGCGGCCTATTAGCTGGTTTCGTTCTCATGCCATGCAGTAGCGGACCTTACTACGTAATTCTGACTTTACTTAGTCATGACATTGTTACTGTGCGCTTGAAAGCTTATGTTTGGTTGGCTCTTTACAATGCGATTGTTGTTTTACCGCTTGTAGTTATAACTTTGGCAGCGCACTTCCTCATGGATGTAACTAAAGTGAAAGAATACAAAGATAAGCTTGTGCCATTGCTCGAGTGGGCTTCATCCCTTATTCTGCTCGCTTTAGGTCTTTATGTGCTTACTCAGATGTAACTGCGGAATGTGAGTATGTGAATATGCGTAATGTACAGGTGTGTTCTGAATGGAGAAGTCCTGGCAAGCTTTACTAGGTGGGGTTTTGTTTTATTCTGTTTCTTCTCTACTGGTAAAAGCCACTACGAGCCCTCCAGTGACGATAGCTTTCTACAGGGTTTTTATCGCCACCTTGGTGGTTACGCCATTTTGGGTTGGAGATTTCTTTCGTTGGTGGAAACGTAATTTTTCTTTTCCCCTAATTGTGGCAACTTTTGGGTTAACCTTGGACTTTGTATTGTGGTTTTACTCACTACGTTTTACTACGGTGGCGCATGCCACTTTCATTGTAAATATGGCACCTCTTTGGGTGGGTATGATGAGCAGTGTTTTTCTGCGAGAACCCATGAACATTAAAGGGTGGCTTGGCATTGTTTTAGGTGTATCTGGAGCTGCAGTGATGACTTTGCAACCTTCGGCCATGCAAATCCATGCTGGTGATCTCATGGCTTTGGGAGCCAGCTTCGGGTTAGCACTTTACATAACCATGACACGCATGAGCAGTAGGAACATAGATAGCAGCTCCGTTCTTACCTACAGCATATTCTTTTTCACTTGCATATGGCTTGCCTTTGCTGCAGTACTTCTTGACCAAGGCTTCGTCATAAAAGGTCAAGATTTTCCCTTTGTCTTGGCTTTAGCCTTGGGACCTCAGCTGGGTGGTAATACACTCATCAACTACGCATTAAGGAGTTTGCCAGCTTCTACGGTTTCTGTGGCCTTACTAGGTGAGCCGGTCATTGCC
The genomic region above belongs to Coprothermobacter proteolyticus DSM 5265 and contains:
- a CDS encoding efflux RND transporter permease subunit, giving the protein MQGFARFVVKNRKWVIAVYLILAVLSFFAMQNRAMNYDITSALPKDVPSIEAMQILSDQMQVGESITIYWKDGTLKDVAAAVEKIKQIPKVVNVSWLGTVVDPATPEELYPEEASNWVKGNNFNVVIQTTATTGEVSQITNELKSFLPSNAHIISSDVQLEEVEEYFSGKPMLYFGLGLLFVFLFLLFYFDKPLTPILIVVSMAVGVLLNLGISGLLHQSTFYLVTIIVEVLQLAVSYDYALFLYHRYEEERKTRPDSESMEIALVATIKAISLSALTTVAGFFALTFATLTISQDIGWLLLRGVALSFLVSITLLPALLLTFEGKLTWKTLNLENIVANIAASVEKAVTPLFAVLLIVLILGFWGGSRTEITYANDVFIPSQLTSMKVQQEYQKEFQNYDTWMVLLDKNSNYTQALQAINKLSLVQNVLNPATMLDQAIPQEMLPSSVLSSFSNDQYVYAVVNTKVKPDTPEAEELRKEIENILASLPGKNYITGLSIAIDDIKRISMEDNTKTSWLTLLFIFVILLVGFRNVWLSLVLILVIEAAVQLNLWAAGWFQAVTFMVPITLSTVQLGSTIDYAVLSATRFEEAVRKGAENPLDVTIRGASPSIFVSAGTFFLMSLPSAILSDIPGLTQIMGGLARGALISGLIAVFLLPTVFKVFQHILFGRSVKA
- a CDS encoding MATE family efflux transporter translates to MSAQEKMLQGDPKKVIWSMSLPNMLGSLLSNALPAIELALIADLGTNAIAAVGIVGMLVSLIYVYNEVWGTGSVIVMANYLGKKEYEKARLALKETTYGKFFGALILVLLCLPFLEPLLRVLGAKPQIMLHAKGYALPYLLGIPFSMAGYSSYTFFRATGQTIWAMWFMLLQTALNIALDFFLILGFWIFPKLNLAGAGWAFLISWVVSDIAAFMFIATPRYELPTNISRHVRFTEVGAEVFRVGFYAGLSNLSTVAVSVITQRIINAVSIPVFAAYQVFNRIVQIPNTVVSSISLMSTPIMAQNVGAKLHDRVKAFVDYCLEIGVYLLGVFAIICLIFPGSLLSLFRVKDPTLVPLAVLALRIMAFVPLMSYTTSIFISYFQAYNNTKLPFILNSLAQWLFYAPMLYLLLMVLSVSPSTAFWVSSANTFLVLVLHWYYYRAHRKLIKTHFFD
- a CDS encoding IMPACT family protein is translated as MASYREVIKRSEFIGYAKAVFTEQEVHEFLQQVKLEHPKATHWVWAYKIEEIMFSSDAGEPSGSAGLPVLNAIRSSGLDYVMVVVVRYFGGVLLGIKGLIDAYNSVARKTLELANKGKVVRQRYVTMELSYEVYGKLYEDLARLVSEPDIRFQEQVIMCGWVDMARKEELEHLVAQRGMSLQWGQDERTMVA
- a CDS encoding chromate transporter, producing MDILLELAKAFLQIGVFSFGGGYAIVALIRYVVVNQYAWLTDLEFLDVLAISQITPGPIAINTATFVGYLMGGVWGSIVATFSSIAVPFLLVYSMSSLLTRVNPVYLDMFFDNITPLTFGLVIAATLSILSSSITDYYGVGIFLFALLLKQKTKLNSALILLLSGLLGEVLYLLVK
- a CDS encoding chromate transporter; amino-acid sequence: MNFSLLNLFLVFIKVGTLTIGGGYVMVPIFLEEIVNRRHWISEEEFFRVLSIAQVFPGPIAVNLAVASGYQLAGFAGSIIAALGATLPSLVIILIIAIFFKQAYALWWVQGLFFGLRPAVAALMVAAVWQLFTKRHWKVPSLILVLVITLIIFALGINPAWVILVYLGGLLTWIFYWNWQKRSYK
- a CDS encoding cytochrome c biogenesis CcdA family protein translates to MDKISLWVVVSAALADSVNPCEIGILTMALLHIIFAYGKEKVLRIGLMFSLGVAISYFFYGIFIAHVFRYIASIRIIVGVAAILLAIPRMIYALRGEELKLTPTPLRPLVAGYLRKGSVWYALVGGLLAGFVLMPCSSGPYYVILTLLSHDIVTVRLKAYVWLALYNAIVVLPLVVITLAAHFLMDVTKVKEYKDKLVPLLEWASSLILLALGLYVLTQM
- a CDS encoding DMT family transporter, coding for MEKSWQALLGGVLFYSVSSLLVKATTSPPVTIAFYRVFIATLVVTPFWVGDFFRWWKRNFSFPLIVATFGLTLDFVLWFYSLRFTTVAHATFIVNMAPLWVGMMSSVFLREPMNIKGWLGIVLGVSGAAVMTLQPSAMQIHAGDLMALGASFGLALYITMTRMSSRNIDSSSVLTYSIFFFTCIWLAFAAVLLDQGFVIKGQDFPFVLALALGPQLGGNTLINYALRSLPASTVSVALLGEPVIATVFSYFLFSEPLSWHVVVGGALICLALYATSINTK